A genomic window from Cricetulus griseus strain 17A/GY chromosome 4, alternate assembly CriGri-PICRH-1.0, whole genome shotgun sequence includes:
- the CUNH3orf18 gene encoding uncharacterized protein C3orf18 homolog: protein MDSRVPATRSWFSGHPPTTEPDLEPATEGSTTETTTLSPETTSFNGTRIPDMAGGAVGVGTMLLSFGIITVIGLAVAMVLYIRKKKRLEKLRHQLMPMYNFDPTEEQDELEQELLEHGRDAASIQAAASLQATQGKSTLPSQGPLQRPSRLVFTDVANAIHA from the exons ATGGACTCCAGGGTCCCAGCTACTCGGAGCTGGTTCAGCGGCCACCCACCCACCACTGAGCCTGACTTGGAGCCTGCCACCGAAGGGTCTACCACAGAGACCACCACCCTCAGCCCAGAAACCACAAGCTTCAATGGCACCAGAATCCCTGACATGGCAGGTGGTGCGGTTGGTGTGGGTACCATGCTTCTGTCTTTCGGCATCATCACAGTGATTGGCTTGGCTGTGGCCATG GTTTTATACATCAGGAAGAAGAAGAG GCTGGAGAAGCTGCGCCATCAGCTCATGCCTATGTACAACTTTGACCCCACGGAGGAGCAAGATGAACTGGAGCAGGAGCTGCTGGAACATGGGCGAGATGCGGCCTCCATCCAGGCTGCCGCCTCCCTGCAGGCCACACAGGGCAAG AGCACTCTCCCTTCCCAAGGCCCACTGCAGAGGCCTAGCAGGCTGGTGTTTACTGATGTAGCCAATGCCATCCACGCGTGA